From Nicotiana tabacum cultivar K326 chromosome 22, ASM71507v2, whole genome shotgun sequence, one genomic window encodes:
- the LOC107759500 gene encoding protein DEEPER ROOTING 1-like, whose product MDMDYGQPQKFAYEIRSPTSKVIIKELPSNMKFFSWMQNKFNGGQGNRSMHNAVQTKNQTNQERPRNEEFNGWPDSLLAIGTFGTTSSNLKEKSESAQNVQNQDRDEIILDDNNNNEQSSSPDLAEFTPEEVGKLQKELTKLLSKKPAAKLADQGRQDGDLPLDRFLNCPSSLEVDRRASSSRFSSTNYSDNYDNYDEEEIDRTIRAIIGRCKDHVCKTNKKKVNGMKSISFLLKKMFVCSSGFAPTPSLRDTFPESRMEKLLRTILSKKINPQNAARVSTKRYLEDRCAPKEEQEEKKREKTCDGSKWVKTDSDFIVLEI is encoded by the exons ATGGACATGGACTACGGTCAACCTCAAAAGTTTGCCTATGAG ATCAGATCACCAACTTCAAAGGTGATCATCAAAGAGCTTCCTTCAAATATGAAG TTCTTTAGCTGGATGCAAAATAAGTTCAATGGCGGACAAGGAAACAGATCAATGCATAATGCAGTTCAAACCAAAA ATCAGACAAATCAAGAACGTCCTCGCAACGAAGAATTCAACGGTTGGCCTGATTCGTTATTGGCCATTGGAACTTTTGGTACAACCAGCAGTAATCTCAAAGAAAAATCAGAGAGCGCCCAAAACGTACAAAATCAAGATCGGGATGAAATAATCTtagatgataataataataatgagcaAAGTTCCTCTCCAGATTTAGCAGAATTCACACCTGAAGAAGTTGGTAAACTACAGAAAGAAttaacaaagttattatcaaaaaaACCTGCTGCTAAATTAGCTGATCAAGGACGACAAGATGGTGATCTCCCATTGGATAGATTCCTTAATTGCCCTTCAAGTTTGGAAGTAGATCGTAGGGCTTCTTCCAGCAGATTTAGCAGTACTAATTACTCAGATAATTATGATAATTACGATGAGGAAGAAATTGATAGAACTATTAGAGCAATCATTGGAAGATGCAAGGATCATGTTTGCAAGACGAATAAAAAGAAAGTAAATGGGATGAAATCCATTTCTTTCCTTCTCAAGAAAATGTTTGTTTGCTCAAGTGGTTTTGCTCCTACTCCTAGTTTACGAGATACATTTCCGGAATCAAGAATGGAGAAG CTTTTAAGGACAATACTTTCCAAGAAAATAAACCCTCAAAATGCAGCTCGAGTATCAACAAAGAGATATTTAGAGGACCGATGTGCACCAAAGGAAGAACAAGAGGAGAAAAAACGGGAAAAAACTTGTGATGGATCTAAGTGGGTGAAGACTGATTCTGATT TTATTGTTCTGGAAATTTAA